A section of the Streptomyces sp. SCL15-4 genome encodes:
- a CDS encoding cobalamin-independent methionine synthase II family protein: MSGATVGLPTEPIGSIPRPAELLAAMADHAAGRIGDDGLAAAQDRAVGDTVRRLENIGSPVVTDGEQAKPSFATYPLTGLKHLAPDGVVIPFADGHQRQLPRLTAGPLRYGVYADHYLKAALRHAASPVKQAVIAPSALSLLYPPDGIDGYPREAFLDDLTSEAEADVRRCLDAGAHRVQIDFTEARLALKLDPSGSLLEQFIDLNNQVLERFSTTEQTRIGIHTCPGGDQDSTHSLDVDSTTLLPALMKLKAGAFYVQLASEPDPDKVLAVLAEHLPDSAHVFIGVIDPIDPRIETPEEVRDRVLAAARYLPLDRLGTCDDCGFSPFADDTSTSRDTAFAKIRARIEGTALASHALGG; the protein is encoded by the coding sequence ATGAGCGGGGCTACGGTGGGCCTTCCCACCGAACCGATCGGCAGCATCCCTCGGCCCGCCGAGCTGCTCGCCGCCATGGCGGACCACGCCGCGGGCCGGATCGGCGACGACGGCCTCGCCGCCGCCCAGGACCGCGCGGTCGGCGACACCGTCCGCCGCCTGGAGAACATCGGCTCCCCGGTCGTCACCGACGGCGAGCAGGCCAAGCCCAGCTTCGCCACCTACCCCCTGACCGGCCTGAAGCATCTGGCACCCGATGGCGTGGTCATCCCGTTCGCCGATGGACACCAGCGGCAGCTGCCCCGACTGACGGCCGGACCCCTGCGCTACGGCGTGTACGCCGACCACTACCTCAAGGCGGCGCTCCGGCACGCGGCCTCACCGGTGAAGCAGGCCGTCATCGCGCCCTCCGCACTCAGCCTCCTCTACCCGCCCGACGGCATCGACGGCTACCCCCGCGAAGCCTTCCTGGACGACCTCACCAGCGAGGCCGAAGCGGACGTACGCCGGTGCCTGGACGCTGGAGCCCACCGCGTCCAGATCGACTTCACCGAGGCCCGTCTCGCGCTGAAACTCGACCCGAGCGGAAGCCTGCTCGAACAGTTCATCGACCTCAACAACCAAGTCCTGGAACGCTTCTCCACCACCGAACAGACCAGGATCGGCATCCACACCTGCCCCGGCGGCGATCAGGACTCCACCCACAGCCTGGACGTCGACTCCACGACGCTGCTGCCGGCACTCATGAAGCTCAAGGCCGGCGCCTTCTACGTCCAGCTGGCCAGCGAGCCGGACCCGGACAAGGTCCTCGCCGTCCTCGCCGAACATCTCCCTGACAGCGCACACGTGTTCATCGGCGTGATCGACCCGATCGACCCACGGATCGAAACGCCCGAGGAGGTACGCGACCGCGTCCTGGCCGCCGCCCGCTACCTGCCACTGGACCGTCTGGGCACCTGCGACGACTGCGGATTCTCCCCCTTCGCCGACGACACCTCCACATCCCGCGACACCGCCTTCGCCAAGATCAGAGCCCGCATCGAAGGCACCGCCCTGGCGAGCCACGCACTCGGCGGCTGA
- a CDS encoding DUF6286 domain-containing protein, with protein sequence MTPDPVPPGRETAPDPGPPGRGPTPSGRPTVPLTKEPGPPGRAGTEPDATAQERGGGRRTHRPWSARRLPAALVAAVILVAAVAALADVVAVRAGGSSAAWRRHLTDALATRPLDDVWMLTGAAVAAAVGLWLIALALTPGLRQWLPLRSTAGCPRLRASLDRDGAAGLLRDAALRVPGVGAARVRVRRHRVKARADVRFRDPRQVEDDLTAVLDEERDRLALAAPPRIVVRVRQRTG encoded by the coding sequence ATGACACCCGACCCGGTCCCGCCCGGCCGCGAGACGGCACCCGACCCCGGCCCGCCCGGCCGTGGCCCCACGCCGTCCGGGCGTCCCACCGTGCCGCTGACGAAGGAGCCCGGCCCGCCCGGGCGCGCCGGAACCGAGCCGGATGCCACGGCCCAAGAGCGCGGCGGAGGGCGCCGGACACACCGCCCGTGGTCCGCGCGCCGCCTGCCGGCGGCACTGGTCGCCGCGGTGATCCTGGTGGCGGCGGTCGCGGCGCTGGCCGACGTCGTCGCCGTACGGGCCGGAGGCTCCTCGGCGGCCTGGCGGCGGCACCTGACCGACGCGCTGGCCACCCGACCCTTGGACGACGTGTGGATGCTCACGGGAGCCGCCGTGGCCGCAGCCGTCGGCCTCTGGCTGATCGCCCTGGCCCTCACCCCCGGGCTACGGCAGTGGCTGCCCCTGCGCTCCACCGCCGGCTGCCCCCGGCTGCGGGCCTCGCTGGACCGCGACGGCGCCGCCGGCCTGCTGCGCGACGCCGCCCTGCGGGTCCCCGGCGTCGGCGCGGCGCGCGTCCGGGTGCGCCGCCACCGCGTCAAAGCCCGCGCGGACGTCCGGTTCCGCGACCCCCGCCAGGTGGAGGACGACCTCACCGCCGTCCTCGACGAGGAACGCGACCGGCTCGCCCTCGCGGCCCCTCCCCGCATCGTCGTACGGGTGCGGCAACGCACCGGCTGA
- a CDS encoding Asp23/Gls24 family envelope stress response protein — translation MRSRSGSAGEGPGPAQATGLPPPAERGATVIPDRVVARIAARAARTAQARRAAVPPGPGTAAAPSATAAVRTGSVRLHLAMDLPYPADLAYVCERIQRDVAERVAHLTGLRVGEVTLTVRRLVTAADPGRGRVR, via the coding sequence GTGAGGAGCCGGTCAGGCTCCGCGGGCGAGGGGCCGGGCCCGGCCCAGGCCACCGGCCTGCCGCCCCCAGCCGAGCGGGGCGCCACCGTCATCCCGGACCGGGTGGTCGCGCGCATCGCCGCCCGGGCCGCCCGCACGGCGCAGGCGCGGCGCGCGGCCGTGCCGCCCGGCCCGGGTACGGCGGCGGCGCCGAGCGCCACCGCCGCGGTGCGCACCGGATCGGTGCGCCTGCACCTGGCCATGGACCTGCCCTACCCGGCCGACCTCGCCTACGTCTGCGAGCGCATCCAGCGGGACGTGGCCGAACGGGTGGCCCACCTGACCGGCCTGCGGGTGGGAGAGGTCACCCTTACCGTCCGGCGGCTGGTGACCGCCGCCGACCCGGGCCGGGGGCGGGTCCGGTGA
- a CDS encoding PfaD family polyunsaturated fatty acid/polyketide biosynthesis protein yields the protein MTAPQSPAEVRAVLEALHRPCYVTGPLDDIRLTHEGPTAARPLLACAPPLPAERLGAPGFRAHHGVTAAYLAGAMAVGIASVDLVCALSRAGYLASFGAAGLTSDRLDDALAALRRYLGDGPYACNLIHSPTAPRLERHCVDLCLRHGVRCVEASAFVQLTPDLLRYRLSGLRQDREGAVLSAHRLIAKVSRPETARLFLRPAPAAMVAELLRAGHIDAEQAALADRVPVADDITVEADSGGHTDRRPLTVILPLIAALRDDLAMPGRPPVRIGAAGGLGTPYAVAAAFAAGADYVVTGSVNQACVEAGTSAEVKLLLAEAGPTDVAMAPAADLFEQGGTVQVLTRGTRFAQHAGYLHRLYRDHDGLDALPAHHVRRLERSVLGRPVNEVWEETAAYLRARAPQELGRAEGDTKHRMALVFRWYLATASRRAVRGETEHTAHWQIWCGPAMGAFNAWTAGTPLSRPEHRHAATVATSLLHGAAFLTRVHTLRVNGVTLPAEATRCRPLYVPPPHTRLPAPAVPAASRSPRT from the coding sequence GTGACCGCGCCACAGAGCCCAGCCGAGGTACGGGCCGTCCTGGAGGCCCTGCACCGGCCTTGCTACGTCACCGGCCCCCTGGACGACATCCGGCTGACCCACGAGGGGCCCACCGCGGCACGACCCCTGCTCGCCTGCGCGCCGCCGCTGCCCGCCGAACGCCTCGGCGCCCCCGGCTTCCGCGCCCACCACGGCGTCACCGCCGCCTACCTGGCCGGGGCCATGGCCGTGGGCATCGCGTCCGTCGACCTCGTGTGCGCCCTGTCCCGCGCCGGCTACCTCGCCTCCTTCGGCGCCGCGGGCCTGACCTCCGACCGGCTCGACGACGCCCTGGCCGCACTGCGGCGGTACCTGGGCGACGGGCCGTACGCCTGCAACCTCATCCACAGCCCCACCGCGCCCCGGCTGGAGCGGCACTGCGTCGACCTCTGCCTGCGCCACGGCGTGCGCTGCGTGGAGGCATCCGCCTTCGTCCAGCTCACACCGGACCTTCTGCGCTACCGGCTCAGCGGCCTGCGCCAGGACCGGGAAGGGGCGGTGCTCTCCGCTCACCGCCTGATCGCCAAGGTGTCCCGCCCGGAGACCGCCCGGCTCTTCCTGCGCCCCGCGCCCGCCGCGATGGTGGCCGAGCTGCTCCGGGCCGGGCACATCGACGCCGAACAGGCCGCTCTGGCGGACCGGGTGCCCGTCGCCGACGACATCACCGTGGAAGCCGACTCCGGCGGTCATACCGACCGCAGACCGCTCACGGTGATCCTGCCCCTGATCGCGGCGCTGCGGGACGACCTCGCGATGCCGGGCCGCCCGCCGGTACGGATCGGAGCCGCCGGCGGCCTCGGCACCCCGTACGCGGTCGCCGCGGCCTTCGCGGCGGGCGCGGACTACGTGGTGACCGGCTCGGTCAACCAAGCCTGCGTGGAAGCAGGCACCTCCGCCGAGGTCAAGCTGCTGCTGGCCGAAGCCGGACCCACCGACGTGGCCATGGCCCCGGCCGCGGACCTGTTCGAGCAAGGCGGCACGGTCCAGGTCCTCACCCGCGGCACCCGCTTCGCCCAGCACGCCGGGTACCTCCACCGCCTCTACCGCGACCACGACGGCCTCGACGCCCTGCCCGCCCACCACGTGCGCCGCCTCGAAAGAAGCGTCCTGGGCCGACCGGTCAACGAGGTGTGGGAGGAGACCGCCGCGTATCTGCGCGCCCGGGCCCCGCAAGAACTCGGCCGCGCGGAGGGGGACACCAAACACCGGATGGCGCTCGTGTTCCGCTGGTACCTGGCCACGGCCTCGCGCCGGGCCGTACGGGGCGAGACGGAACACACCGCACACTGGCAGATCTGGTGCGGCCCCGCCATGGGCGCCTTCAACGCCTGGACCGCCGGCACCCCACTGAGCCGCCCGGAGCACCGCCACGCCGCCACGGTCGCGACCAGCCTGCTGCACGGCGCGGCCTTCCTCACCCGCGTCCACACCCTGCGCGTGAACGGCGTCACCCTGCCCGCCGAGGCGACCCGCTGCCGCCCCCTGTACGTGCCGCCCCCGCACACCCGGCTTCCGGCACCAGCCGTTCCTGCCGCCTCGCGATCCCCCCGGACATGA
- a CDS encoding alkaline shock response membrane anchor protein AmaP: MTPRSALNRTLLALVGLLLLGGGLLILFAGFDLYRRHGLGPPVGWPLTGPDDVLLGSADRERWSGQGWWWWPAVIAALAVVALLALWWLLTQLSRRRPGALPVGGTPPREGVELRDRALSDAIAAEAGALPEVRHAAVRITGRPAHPHVRVGITLTPHGAPGATLGALCEGPLRTAHRSTGLPDMPTEVRLKVARHPPHRTE, from the coding sequence ATGACCCCGCGATCCGCACTCAACCGCACTCTGCTGGCCCTCGTCGGACTGCTCCTGCTCGGCGGTGGACTGCTGATCCTCTTCGCCGGGTTCGACCTCTACCGGCGACACGGTCTGGGCCCGCCCGTCGGCTGGCCCCTGACCGGCCCCGACGACGTCCTGCTCGGCTCCGCCGACCGGGAACGCTGGAGCGGCCAGGGCTGGTGGTGGTGGCCCGCGGTCATCGCCGCGCTCGCGGTCGTCGCCCTGCTCGCCCTGTGGTGGCTGCTCACCCAGCTGAGCCGGCGCCGCCCCGGCGCGCTGCCCGTCGGCGGCACGCCCCCGCGGGAGGGCGTCGAACTGCGCGACCGCGCGCTCAGCGACGCGATCGCGGCCGAGGCCGGAGCCCTGCCGGAGGTCCGGCACGCGGCCGTACGCATCACCGGCCGGCCCGCCCACCCGCACGTCCGTGTCGGGATCACCCTCACCCCGCACGGCGCCCCCGGCGCCACCCTCGGCGCCCTGTGCGAGGGCCCGCTGCGGACCGCTCACCGGTCCACCGGCCTGCCCGACATGCCCACCGAGGTCCGCCTGAAGGTCGCCCGCCACCCGCCGCACCGCACGGAGTGA
- a CDS encoding cholesterol oxidase substrate-binding domain-containing protein, with translation MAGDSSVHGGGLSRRELLASSAAAGGAVWLLRGLVRPDGAHAADAASAPPGFPAGPDVYRRVYENWAGEIHTDQLWTCAPRHPQDVLDVVNWAHGAGWTVRAQGKRHGWAPLTVADGTPAATQVILLDTTAHLTAMSLERRSADGSAEVRVQTGATLEDLLAFAGAAGHGVTAAPAPGQLSVGGALAIGAHGTAVPAAGESPPPGHGYGSLSNLVTELTAVVWDEGAGRYVLRTVGRAEPDCDALLTHLGRSLVTEAVLRVAADQNLRCQSFLDIPATELFAAPGTADGKRTLADFVDRTGRVEAIWFAFTDKPWLKVWSVAPRRPLGSRAVDEPYNYPFSDSLPEPVARLAGSLVSGAWASAPLFGRVQYLLAKVALTGDITDVLLSDDLVREVLTGDVLTHLLAGGLRSDLWGASRNLLEYVRPTTLRETANGYAVLVRRADLQWVVSRFADFYRTLLAEYAARGEYPVNGQVEIRVTGLEDPSVCGVPGARPPLLSALRPRPDRPDADTAVWIDILSLPTTPALHRFYREVEQFLFALDGDRATVRAEWSKGWAYTDTAAWSDPDVLSRTVPAGLRAGGGPGWDEAVTVLDRLDPHHVMSSPFLDTLLR, from the coding sequence ATGGCAGGCGACTCTTCGGTTCACGGCGGTGGGCTGTCGCGACGCGAACTGCTCGCGTCGTCGGCCGCCGCGGGTGGCGCGGTGTGGCTGTTGCGCGGTCTGGTCCGCCCGGACGGCGCGCACGCCGCCGACGCGGCCTCGGCGCCGCCGGGTTTCCCGGCCGGACCCGACGTCTACCGGCGCGTCTACGAGAACTGGGCCGGCGAGATTCACACAGACCAGTTGTGGACGTGCGCCCCGCGCCACCCCCAGGACGTGCTCGATGTCGTCAACTGGGCGCACGGCGCGGGCTGGACGGTGCGCGCGCAAGGCAAACGGCACGGCTGGGCCCCGCTCACGGTGGCCGACGGCACACCCGCCGCGACCCAGGTCATCCTGCTGGACACCACCGCACACCTCACCGCCATGTCGCTGGAGCGGCGGTCCGCCGACGGCTCGGCCGAGGTCCGGGTCCAGACCGGGGCCACCCTGGAGGATCTGCTGGCGTTCGCCGGCGCCGCCGGTCACGGCGTCACCGCGGCGCCGGCGCCCGGACAGCTGTCGGTCGGCGGCGCGCTCGCCATCGGTGCGCACGGTACGGCCGTCCCCGCCGCCGGCGAGAGCCCACCGCCCGGCCACGGCTACGGCTCGCTGAGCAACCTGGTCACCGAACTGACCGCGGTCGTCTGGGACGAGGGCGCCGGCCGCTACGTCCTGCGGACCGTCGGCCGGGCGGAACCCGACTGCGACGCGCTCCTCACCCACCTGGGCCGTTCACTCGTCACCGAGGCCGTCCTGCGCGTGGCCGCCGATCAGAACCTGCGCTGCCAGTCCTTCCTGGACATCCCGGCCACCGAACTGTTCGCGGCCCCGGGCACCGCGGACGGGAAGCGGACCCTGGCCGACTTCGTGGACCGGACCGGCCGGGTGGAGGCGATCTGGTTCGCTTTCACCGACAAGCCCTGGCTGAAGGTCTGGAGCGTCGCTCCGCGACGCCCGCTGGGCTCGCGCGCGGTCGACGAGCCGTACAACTATCCGTTCTCCGACTCCCTCCCCGAGCCGGTGGCCCGGCTGGCCGGTTCCCTGGTCTCGGGGGCCTGGGCGAGCGCGCCACTCTTCGGCCGGGTGCAGTACCTGCTGGCCAAAGTGGCGCTGACCGGCGACATCACCGACGTCCTGCTCTCCGACGACCTCGTGCGGGAGGTGCTGACCGGTGACGTCCTGACCCATCTGCTGGCGGGGGGGCTGCGGTCGGACCTGTGGGGTGCCTCCCGCAACCTGTTGGAGTACGTTCGGCCCACCACGCTGCGGGAGACGGCCAACGGCTATGCCGTCCTTGTCCGTCGCGCCGATCTGCAATGGGTGGTCAGCCGGTTCGCCGACTTCTACCGCACGCTGCTCGCCGAGTACGCGGCGCGCGGCGAGTACCCGGTCAACGGCCAGGTGGAGATCCGCGTGACCGGCCTGGAGGACCCGTCCGTCTGCGGCGTACCCGGCGCGCGGCCCCCCCTGCTGTCCGCGCTGCGACCGCGCCCCGACCGGCCGGACGCCGACACCGCAGTGTGGATCGACATCCTCTCCCTGCCGACCACACCCGCCCTGCACCGCTTCTACCGGGAAGTCGAGCAGTTCCTGTTCGCCCTGGACGGGGACAGGGCGACGGTCCGGGCGGAGTGGTCCAAGGGCTGGGCCTACACCGACACCGCCGCGTGGTCCGATCCGGACGTCCTCTCCCGCACCGTCCCCGCCGGCCTGCGCGCCGGGGGCGGCCCGGGCTGGGACGAGGCCGTCACGGTCCTGGACCGGCTCGACCCCCACCATGTGATGTCGAGCCCGTTCCTCGACACCCTGCTGCGCTGA
- a CDS encoding EF-hand domain-containing protein: MNQEAAQKLVFAMLDADGDGIVSRDEYMARTRNVARAMGLKEDDQLVVAARTLGESAWASMDADGDGKLTFDQYAAWAGAEAFDTVCAPVLGALFDLADTDHDGALDLSEFTALRTALNNPAANAETAFTALDTNGDGRIGRDDYIASIRAHVTGEGSPMGRALYSRPLSDLPA; this comes from the coding sequence ATGAACCAGGAAGCCGCGCAAAAGCTCGTCTTCGCCATGCTGGACGCGGACGGAGACGGAATCGTTTCCAGGGACGAATACATGGCGCGCACCAGGAACGTGGCGCGGGCCATGGGACTGAAGGAAGACGACCAGCTCGTCGTCGCCGCACGCACCCTCGGCGAGAGCGCCTGGGCGTCGATGGACGCCGACGGCGACGGAAAGCTGACCTTCGACCAGTACGCGGCATGGGCCGGCGCCGAAGCGTTCGACACCGTCTGCGCACCCGTCCTCGGCGCGCTCTTCGACCTCGCCGACACCGACCACGACGGCGCCCTCGACCTCTCCGAGTTCACAGCCCTGCGCACAGCGCTGAACAATCCGGCCGCCAACGCCGAAACAGCGTTCACCGCCCTGGACACCAACGGTGACGGCCGCATCGGCCGCGACGACTACATCGCGTCCATCCGCGCCCACGTCACCGGCGAAGGCTCCCCCATGGGCAGGGCCCTGTACAGCAGGCCGCTCTCCGACCTCCCGGCGTGA
- a CDS encoding GNAT family N-acetyltransferase, translating into MIRTAAPADIPVLHTLIRELAEYEKALDEVRATKEQLTEALFGERPAAYAHVAEDADGEVVGFALWFLNFSTWRGVHGIYLEDLYVRPEARGGGHGKALLTELARICVARGYERLEWSVLNWNRSAIDFYEALGARPQDEWAVYRLTDEALNALGGQGGRP; encoded by the coding sequence ATGATCCGTACCGCGGCCCCCGCCGACATTCCCGTCCTCCACACCCTGATTCGCGAGCTCGCCGAGTACGAAAAGGCACTCGACGAGGTCAGGGCGACGAAGGAACAACTCACCGAGGCCCTGTTCGGCGAGCGCCCGGCCGCCTACGCGCACGTGGCCGAGGACGCCGACGGCGAGGTCGTGGGCTTCGCGCTGTGGTTCCTCAACTTCTCCACCTGGCGAGGCGTGCACGGCATCTACCTGGAGGACCTGTACGTCCGTCCCGAGGCCCGCGGCGGCGGCCACGGCAAGGCCTTGTTGACGGAACTCGCTCGCATCTGTGTCGCACGCGGCTACGAGCGCCTGGAATGGTCGGTCCTGAACTGGAACCGCTCCGCGATCGACTTCTACGAAGCACTGGGCGCCCGCCCCCAGGACGAGTGGGCGGTGTACCGGCTCACGGACGAAGCGCTGAACGCCCTGGGGGGCCAGGGCGGCCGGCCGTAG
- a CDS encoding Dyp-type peroxidase, with protein sequence MSTHTDVSLELDDIQRGVLSPRPTPYAATYVAFRIDDRGDGRELMRRASTAVTSAADSVSPLGETWVSVAVTCRGLETLGVPRASLETFAWEFQQGMAARARALGDVGESSPEHWEAPLGSPGVHVVLTAVAPDAAQLEAAVDRARPAYDRLSGVTAVWRQDCYALPTETEHFGYRDGVSHPAVEGSNIPGSNQLEVPLKAGDFLLGYRDELGGIQSPQPTVLGRNGSYAVFRKLHQDVAAFRRCLKDNSTGPQDEELIAAKIMGRWRSGAPLALAPDHDDPSLGADPYRRNTFLYESDDPAGFTTPGGCHIRRANPRDAAVAGEVRLHRMIRRGAVYGPPLPEGVLEDDGANRGLMFAFIGAHLGRQFEFVQSQWMNDGVFFGANNAQDPVTGSRDGSTDFTIPRRPLRRRLAALPRFVVTRGGEYCFLPSLTALRWLGDLRD encoded by the coding sequence GTGAGCACGCACACGGACGTCTCGTTGGAGCTCGACGACATCCAGCGCGGGGTTCTCAGCCCCCGGCCGACGCCCTACGCGGCGACCTATGTCGCCTTCCGCATCGATGACCGTGGAGACGGCCGGGAGTTGATGCGGCGGGCGAGCACGGCGGTGACCTCCGCGGCGGACTCGGTCAGCCCCCTGGGCGAGACCTGGGTGAGTGTGGCCGTCACCTGCCGCGGTCTTGAGACGCTGGGAGTGCCGCGCGCCTCGCTTGAGACGTTCGCCTGGGAGTTCCAGCAGGGGATGGCGGCGCGTGCCAGGGCGCTGGGCGATGTGGGCGAGAGCAGCCCGGAACACTGGGAGGCACCGCTGGGCAGTCCCGGTGTTCATGTGGTCCTCACAGCGGTCGCACCCGACGCCGCACAGCTGGAGGCGGCCGTCGACCGGGCCCGCCCCGCGTACGACCGGCTCTCCGGCGTGACGGCGGTATGGCGGCAGGACTGCTACGCGCTGCCCACCGAGACCGAGCACTTCGGCTATCGGGACGGGGTCAGCCATCCGGCTGTCGAAGGCAGCAACATACCAGGATCCAACCAGCTGGAAGTACCGCTGAAAGCCGGTGACTTCCTCCTCGGCTACCGGGACGAGCTCGGCGGGATCCAGTCCCCGCAGCCGACCGTGCTGGGGCGCAACGGCAGCTACGCCGTCTTCCGCAAGCTTCACCAGGACGTCGCCGCGTTCCGCCGCTGTCTGAAGGACAATTCCACCGGACCCCAGGACGAGGAACTGATCGCCGCGAAGATCATGGGGCGTTGGCGCAGCGGCGCTCCCCTGGCGCTGGCACCGGACCACGACGATCCCTCGCTCGGCGCCGACCCGTACCGCCGTAACACCTTCCTGTACGAGAGCGACGACCCGGCGGGGTTCACGACACCCGGCGGCTGCCACATCCGCCGCGCCAACCCCCGCGACGCCGCGGTGGCGGGAGAGGTGCGGCTGCACCGCATGATCCGGCGCGGCGCCGTCTACGGCCCGCCTCTGCCCGAGGGAGTACTGGAGGACGACGGAGCCAACCGCGGTCTGATGTTCGCGTTCATCGGCGCGCATCTGGGGCGGCAGTTCGAGTTCGTCCAGTCCCAGTGGATGAACGACGGTGTCTTCTTCGGCGCGAACAACGCCCAGGACCCCGTGACCGGATCCCGCGACGGCTCGACCGACTTCACCATTCCCCGCAGGCCACTGCGCCGACGCCTCGCCGCACTGCCGCGGTTCGTCGTCACCCGAGGAGGCGAGTACTGCTTCCTGCCCAGCCTGACCGCCCTGCGTTGGCTCGGCGACCTGCGCGACTGA
- a CDS encoding allantoin permease, whose product MSTTESRQTTPEPTKSAAGKAANETLEDYTLRFAPRSYRRWTPMVVATTALGGIAYMADFSIGAGIGLAHGTGNALVAIAVAAVVIFVTGFPLAYYGARYNIDLDLITRGSGFGYYGSVLTSVIFASFTFIFFALEGSIMAQGLKLGLGLPLWLGYLVSTLMVIPLVVYGMKALSKLQVWTTPIWLLLMVGPLVYLIATDPGTVDRFLAYAGTNGDGGVNTASVLLGAGVCLSLIAQIGEQIDYLRFMPPKTEANKRTWWTAVVMAGPGWVVLGAFKQAIGVFLAVYILAEVGPDVAPEPIQQFKAAFDAMMPSWLVLPLAVVLVVISQIKINVTNAYSGSLAWTNSFTRITKHYPGRMVFVLVNLGFALALMEADMFSFLNSILGFYSNCAIAWVVTVATDIGINKYLLKLSPHAPEFRRGMLYAVNPVGVVAFVAASGLSIAMYFHALGDTLQPYSPVAAAVIAFVLTPFIAIVTKGKYYLRRTDDGIDEPMLDPDGNPSVLTLDCHVCHQPYERPDLAACATHDAVICSLCLSTDKVGDHVLPATA is encoded by the coding sequence ATGAGTACAACCGAGTCACGACAGACGACGCCGGAACCGACGAAGAGCGCCGCCGGCAAGGCGGCCAACGAGACACTGGAGGACTACACCCTCCGTTTCGCGCCCCGCAGTTACCGCCGCTGGACCCCGATGGTCGTCGCCACGACGGCGCTGGGCGGCATCGCCTACATGGCCGACTTCTCCATCGGCGCCGGTATCGGCCTGGCGCACGGCACCGGCAACGCGCTCGTGGCGATCGCGGTCGCCGCCGTCGTCATCTTCGTGACCGGCTTCCCACTGGCGTACTACGGCGCGCGCTACAACATCGACCTGGACCTGATCACCCGCGGCTCCGGCTTCGGCTACTACGGCTCGGTCCTCACCAGCGTCATCTTCGCCAGCTTCACCTTCATCTTCTTCGCCCTCGAAGGCTCGATCATGGCGCAGGGTCTGAAGCTCGGCCTCGGACTCCCGCTCTGGCTGGGCTACCTGGTCTCCACCCTGATGGTCATCCCCCTGGTGGTCTACGGCATGAAGGCGCTCAGCAAGCTCCAGGTGTGGACGACCCCGATCTGGCTGCTGCTGATGGTCGGCCCGCTGGTCTACCTGATCGCCACCGACCCGGGCACGGTCGACCGCTTCCTCGCCTACGCCGGCACCAACGGCGACGGCGGCGTCAATACCGCCTCCGTGCTCCTCGGCGCGGGCGTGTGCCTGTCCCTCATCGCACAGATCGGCGAGCAGATCGACTATCTGCGCTTCATGCCTCCCAAGACCGAGGCGAACAAGCGCACCTGGTGGACCGCGGTCGTCATGGCCGGTCCCGGCTGGGTGGTGCTCGGCGCGTTCAAACAGGCCATCGGCGTCTTCCTCGCCGTGTACATCCTCGCCGAGGTCGGGCCGGACGTCGCTCCCGAGCCGATCCAGCAGTTCAAGGCCGCCTTCGACGCGATGATGCCGTCCTGGCTGGTGCTCCCGCTGGCCGTGGTCCTGGTCGTGATCAGCCAGATCAAGATCAACGTGACCAACGCCTACTCGGGTTCCCTCGCCTGGACAAACTCCTTCACCCGCATCACCAAGCACTACCCCGGCCGCATGGTCTTCGTCCTGGTCAACCTCGGTTTCGCGCTCGCCCTGATGGAGGCCGACATGTTCAGCTTCCTCAACAGCATCCTGGGCTTCTACTCCAACTGTGCCATCGCCTGGGTCGTCACCGTGGCCACCGACATCGGCATCAACAAGTACCTGCTCAAACTCTCCCCGCACGCCCCCGAGTTCCGCCGCGGCATGCTCTATGCCGTCAACCCGGTCGGTGTCGTGGCCTTCGTCGCCGCGTCCGGCCTGTCCATCGCCATGTACTTCCACGCCCTCGGCGACACCCTCCAGCCCTACTCCCCCGTCGCCGCCGCCGTCATCGCCTTCGTCCTCACCCCGTTCATCGCGATCGTCACCAAGGGCAAGTACTACCTACGCCGCACGGACGACGGCATCGACGAGCCCATGCTCGACCCGGACGGCAACCCCAGCGTCCTCACCCTCGACTGCCACGTCTGCCACCAGCCCTACGAGCGCCCCGACCTGGCCGCCTGCGCCACCCACGACGCCGTGATCTGCTCGCTGTGCCTCAGCACGGACAAGGTCGGCGACCACGTACTGCCCGCCACCGCGTAG
- a CDS encoding YybH family protein yields MSNDPMAAVVQYVDAFNRGDAKAMGAACADSMQILDGMAPHVWQGPTASDDWWRDVLTEGEHVGASAYRISLDEPRHVDVSGDHAYVVVPATMTFDLQDKQVTQTGSVFTVALRKVDREWRLTAWAWAKGA; encoded by the coding sequence GTGTCGAACGATCCCATGGCGGCGGTGGTCCAGTACGTCGATGCCTTCAACCGCGGTGATGCGAAGGCGATGGGAGCAGCATGCGCTGACTCCATGCAGATTCTCGACGGGATGGCACCGCATGTATGGCAGGGGCCGACCGCCAGCGACGACTGGTGGAGGGACGTGCTTACCGAGGGTGAGCACGTAGGGGCTTCGGCGTATCGCATCTCCCTCGATGAGCCACGGCATGTCGATGTGTCCGGCGATCATGCCTACGTCGTCGTTCCCGCGACCATGACATTCGACCTGCAGGACAAGCAGGTCACGCAAACCGGCTCGGTGTTCACGGTGGCGCTTCGCAAAGTGGACAGAGAGTGGCGGCTCACGGCCTGGGCGTGGGCGAAGGGCGCGTGA